A window of the Methyloprofundus sp. genome harbors these coding sequences:
- a CDS encoding small subunit ribosomal protein S7 produces the protein MSRRRAAIKRTVLPDPRYSSVTLTKFMNMVMVDGKKSVAEKIVYGALETLEEKGHEDPLEVFTKALDNIQPRVEVKSRRVGGATYQVPVEVRPSRRVALAMRWLIEASRKRNEKNMPLKLAGEMMDAVEGRGSAAKKREDTHRMAEANKAFSHYRW, from the coding sequence ATGTCAAGAAGAAGAGCGGCGATAAAACGAACAGTTTTACCAGACCCTAGATATAGTAGCGTAACTTTAACCAAATTTATGAATATGGTTATGGTTGACGGGAAGAAATCAGTAGCAGAAAAAATTGTATATGGAGCACTTGAAACTCTTGAGGAAAAAGGGCACGAGGATCCTCTAGAGGTGTTTACTAAAGCACTTGATAATATCCAGCCGCGTGTTGAAGTGAAATCAAGGCGTGTTGGTGGTGCGACATATCAAGTGCCAGTTGAGGTTCGTCCTAGTCGTCGTGTTGCTTTGGCAATGCGCTGGTTGATTGAGGCTTCGCGCAAAAGAAATGAAAAAAATATGCCACTTAAATTAGCTGGCGAAATGATGGATGCGGTAGAAGGACGTGGCTCAGCTGCTAAAAAGCGTGAAGATACGCATAGAATGGCTGAAGCAAATAAAGCATTCTCGCATTATCGTTGGTAG
- a CDS encoding DNA-directed RNA polymerase subunit beta: MAYSFTEKKRLRNNFGKADDVLEVPYLLATQIKSYASFLQTGVKPAKRKDKGLHAAFSSVFPIVSHSGYAVLEYVKYRLSEPVFDVRECQQRGATYAAALRVVARLVIYDKDAPGSTKVVKDIREQEVYMGELPLMTDNGTFVINGTERVIVSQLHRSPGVFFDHDKGKTHSSGKLLLNARVIPYRGSWLDFEFDHKDCVFVRIDRRRKIPATILLRALGYENEEMLKVFFENNTFSLGGENILLHLIPERLKGDIATFDIKIDDSVLVEEGRRVTAKHVRQMGKAGIERLDVPKHYVHGCVLAKNVIDEATGELLAKVNDELTEELLDKLIAEGVNEIETLYVNDLDRGAYMSDAMRLDSTTNRLEALIEIYRMMRPGEPPTKDAAENLFGNLFFTEDRYDLSAVGRMKFNRRLGIDDNVGGGTLSKDDIIGVLKELINIRNGNGTVDDIDHLGNRRVRSVGEMIENQFRVGLVRVERAVKERLTLADSEGHMPQEIINAKPVSAAVKEFFGSSQLSQFMDQNNPLSQVTHKRRVSALGPGGLTRERAGFEVRDVHTTHYGRVCPIETPEGPNIGLINSLAVYARTNDYGFLETPYRKVTNGVVTDQVDYLSAIGEGNFVIAQASVPVDENGKLVDGLVSCRYKDEFTLVSSENVDYMDVSSKQIVSIAASIVPFLEHDDANRALMGSNMQRQAVPVLRAEKPIVGTGMERTVAKDSGVTVVATRGGVVVSVDASRIVVRVHDTETESAETGVDIYNLIKYVRSNQNTCINQKPLVKPNDVVATGDIMADGPSTDMGELALGQNMLIAFMPWNGYNFEDSILVSERVVKEDRFTSIHIEEKTCIARDTKHSPEEITADIPNVSEEALSKLDESGIVYVGAEVKGGDILVGKVTPKGESQLTPEEKLLRAIFGEKAADVKDTSLRVPGSIRATVIDVQVFTRDGVEKDKRALANEAAAIKSYRKDLNDQLVIVEKDVYQRTASVIIGEKAVSGPDNLKVGTVITQEYLDGTKRADWPSIKMENEDFNLQLEGLSVQIEKLRKEFDERFEVKSKKISMGDDLAPGVLKMVKVYLAVKKRIQPGDKMAGRHGNKGVISRINPIEDMPYLADGTPIDIVLNPLGVPSRMNVGQVLETHLGWAAKGLGHKIGRMLEVQAAVKEIREFLDKVYNGSGQKEDLDSFNDAEIIEMANNLIAGVPMASPVFDGASEADVRRMLKLADLPESGQTTLYDGLTGESFEREITVGYMHMLKLNHLVDDKMHARSTGPYSLVTQQPLGGKAQFGGQRFGEMEVWALEAYGAAYTLQEMLTVKSDDVTGRTRMYKNIVDGNHQMEAGMPESFNVLLKEIRSLVINIEVQ; this comes from the coding sequence CAGCAGCGTGGTGCGACATATGCGGCAGCATTGCGAGTAGTTGCACGACTTGTGATTTATGATAAAGATGCGCCAGGTAGTACTAAGGTCGTCAAGGATATAAGAGAGCAAGAAGTCTATATGGGTGAATTGCCGTTAATGACTGATAACGGTACTTTTGTCATAAATGGGACTGAGCGTGTCATTGTTTCTCAGTTGCATCGTAGTCCTGGAGTGTTCTTCGATCATGATAAGGGGAAGACGCATTCCTCAGGTAAATTATTATTGAATGCACGAGTCATTCCATACCGTGGTTCATGGTTAGATTTTGAATTTGATCATAAAGACTGTGTGTTTGTTAGAATTGATCGGCGTCGTAAGATTCCTGCGACTATCTTATTGAGAGCATTGGGGTATGAAAATGAAGAAATGCTTAAGGTATTCTTTGAGAATAATACATTTAGTTTAGGTGGCGAGAATATTTTATTGCATCTTATCCCTGAGAGGCTTAAGGGGGATATTGCAACGTTTGATATTAAAATTGATGATTCAGTTTTGGTAGAAGAGGGGCGAAGAGTTACTGCAAAGCATGTAAGGCAGATGGGCAAGGCTGGTATAGAAAGGCTAGATGTTCCTAAGCACTATGTGCATGGTTGCGTGTTAGCTAAAAATGTAATAGATGAGGCAACGGGAGAGCTGCTTGCTAAGGTAAACGATGAGCTTACAGAAGAATTATTAGATAAGTTAATTGCTGAGGGTGTTAATGAAATTGAGACCTTGTATGTGAATGACTTAGATCGTGGTGCATATATGTCTGATGCAATGCGTTTGGATAGTACCACAAATCGGTTAGAGGCGTTAATTGAAATATATCGGATGATGCGCCCTGGTGAGCCGCCAACTAAAGATGCAGCAGAAAATCTGTTTGGTAATTTGTTTTTTACTGAAGATAGATATGATTTATCTGCTGTTGGTCGTATGAAATTTAATCGTCGTTTAGGTATTGATGATAATGTTGGAGGCGGCACATTAAGTAAAGACGACATTATTGGTGTATTAAAAGAATTAATAAATATCAGAAATGGAAATGGAACTGTTGATGATATTGATCATTTGGGTAACCGTCGGGTAAGGTCGGTTGGTGAAATGATTGAAAACCAGTTTAGAGTTGGGTTGGTTAGAGTTGAGCGTGCTGTTAAAGAGCGTTTGACATTAGCTGATTCTGAAGGGCATATGCCACAAGAAATTATTAATGCGAAGCCTGTTTCTGCTGCGGTTAAAGAATTTTTTGGCTCTAGTCAGTTGTCACAATTTATGGATCAAAATAATCCATTGTCGCAAGTAACACATAAGCGTCGTGTATCTGCATTAGGTCCGGGTGGTTTAACGCGTGAGCGTGCTGGATTTGAGGTGCGTGATGTACATACGACTCATTATGGGCGTGTGTGTCCAATTGAAACGCCAGAGGGGCCAAATATTGGATTGATCAACTCATTAGCTGTTTATGCGCGTACTAATGACTATGGTTTTTTAGAAACACCTTATAGGAAAGTTACTAATGGCGTAGTAACTGACCAAGTGGATTATTTGTCGGCAATTGGTGAGGGTAACTTTGTGATTGCGCAGGCAAGTGTGCCTGTAGATGAAAATGGCAAGCTGGTAGATGGTTTGGTATCTTGTCGTTATAAAGACGAGTTTACCTTAGTGTCGTCAGAGAATGTGGACTACATGGACGTGTCTTCAAAACAAATTGTATCTATTGCGGCTTCAATTGTGCCATTTTTGGAGCATGATGATGCTAATAGAGCGTTAATGGGATCAAACATGCAGCGTCAAGCTGTGCCTGTTTTGAGAGCTGAAAAACCAATTGTTGGTACAGGTATGGAGCGTACCGTTGCTAAAGATTCTGGGGTAACCGTTGTTGCAACTCGTGGTGGCGTTGTTGTCAGTGTGGATGCTAGTAGAATTGTGGTACGTGTACATGATACTGAAACAGAGTCCGCAGAAACAGGTGTAGATATTTATAATTTAATTAAATATGTACGTTCAAATCAAAATACATGTATTAACCAAAAGCCTTTAGTGAAGCCAAATGATGTTGTTGCTACTGGTGATATTATGGCTGATGGTCCATCTACTGATATGGGGGAGCTGGCATTAGGTCAAAATATGCTGATTGCCTTTATGCCGTGGAATGGTTATAACTTTGAGGATTCGATTTTAGTTTCCGAGCGAGTTGTTAAAGAAGATCGATTTACTTCAATTCATATTGAAGAAAAAACATGTATAGCGCGTGATACTAAGCATAGCCCTGAAGAAATTACTGCTGACATCCCAAATGTAAGTGAAGAGGCTCTTTCTAAATTGGATGAGTCGGGTATTGTTTATGTGGGAGCGGAAGTTAAAGGTGGCGACATCTTGGTTGGTAAAGTAACGCCTAAAGGTGAGTCGCAATTAACCCCGGAAGAAAAGTTGTTAAGAGCCATTTTTGGGGAAAAGGCTGCTGATGTAAAAGATACTTCATTAAGAGTTCCTGGAAGTATTCGTGCAACTGTTATTGATGTGCAGGTCTTTACTCGTGATGGTGTTGAGAAAGACAAGCGGGCTTTAGCAAATGAAGCGGCGGCTATTAAGAGCTATAGAAAAGACTTAAATGACCAGTTAGTTATTGTAGAGAAGGATGTTTATCAGCGGACGGCGAGTGTTATTATTGGTGAAAAAGCAGTTTCTGGGCCAGATAACTTGAAGGTAGGTACTGTTATCACGCAAGAATATTTAGATGGTACTAAGCGAGCTGATTGGCCGAGCATCAAAATGGAAAATGAAGACTTTAATCTTCAGCTTGAAGGATTGAGTGTACAGATTGAGAAGTTAAGAAAAGAGTTTGATGAAAGGTTTGAAGTAAAAAGTAAGAAAATTAGTATGGGGGATGATTTAGCTCCCGGCGTTTTAAAAATGGTCAAAGTCTATTTGGCGGTTAAAAAGCGCATTCAGCCAGGTGATAAAATGGCTGGGCGACATGGAAATAAAGGGGTTATCTCGCGTATTAATCCAATTGAAGATATGCCTTATCTGGCCGACGGTACGCCTATCGATATTGTTTTGAATCCATTAGGGGTTCCGTCGCGAATGAACGTTGGGCAGGTTTTGGAAACCCACTTAGGCTGGGCTGCTAAAGGACTAGGGCATAAGATTGGCAGGATGTTAGAAGTTCAAGCTGCTGTTAAAGAGATAAGAGAGTTTTTAGATAAAGTTTATAATGGAAGTGGTCAAAAAGAAGATTTAGATTCTTTTAATGATGCAGAAATTATTGAAATGGCTAATAACTTGATTGCAGGTGTGCCAATGGCATCACCTGTGTTTGATGGTGCAAGTGAAGCTGATGTAAGGCGCATGCTAAAATTGGCAGATTTACCTGAAAGTGGGCAAACAACATTATATGATGGTTTAACGGGTGAGTCCTTTGAGCGTGAGATAACCGTGGGTTATATGCATATGCTGAAACTAAATCATTTGGTTGATGATAAGATGCATGCGCGTTCAACTGGGCCATATAGTTTGGTAACTCAGCAGCCATTAGGTGGTAAAGCGCAGTTTGGTGGGCAGCGTTTTGGAGAAATGGAGGTTTGGGCACTAGAGGCTTATGGTGCTGCTTATACTTTACAAGAAATGCTGACTGTTAAATCTGATGATGTAACAGGGCGTACGCGTATGTATAAAAATATCGTAGATGGAAATCATCAAATGGAAGCTGGTATGCCGGAGTCATTTAATGTATTGCTTAAAGAAATTCGCTCATTAGTAATCAATATAGAAGTGCAATAG
- a CDS encoding DNA-directed RNA polymerase subunit beta': MKDLLNFLKRQNRSADFDEISIGLASPNQIRSWSYGEVKKPETINYRTFKPERDGLFCAKIFGPVSDYECLCGKYKRLKHRGVICEKCGVEVTLSKVRRDRMGHIELASPVAHIWFLKSLPSRIALLLDMTLREIERVLYFESFVVLEEGMTPLERKKLLTDEEYLDAFEEYGDEFVAMMGAEAIFELLKTIDIQGEVTQLREEINSTNSETKIKKFSKRLKVLESLLGSKNRPEWMVMNVLPVLPPELRPLVPLDGGRFATSDLNDLYRRVINRNNRLHRLLDLNAPDIIIRNEKRMLQESVDALLDNGRRGRAITGTNRRPLKSLADMIKGKQGRFRQNLLGKRVDYSGRSVIVVGPTLKLHQCGLPKKMALELFKPFIFSKLQLRGLATTIKAAKKMVENEGAEVWDILEEVIREHPILLNRAPTLHRLGIQAFEPTLIEGKAINLHPLVCSAFNADFDGDQMAVHVPLSIEAQLEARTLMMATNNILSPANGEPIINPSQDVVLGLYFISREKLKAKGDGAAFYGVEDVQKALDAKAVELQSKVQVRITERLKNEDGEIDEKTTRYQTTVGRVLIWDVVPEGMPFEIVNCDMTKKNISRLLNYSYRYLGNKDTVVLADQIMYLGFKYATRSGISFGINDMEIPREKQDILAEAEREVFEIQEQYDSGLVTDGERYNKVVDIWSHANEKVAKVMMDALGTDEVVDEDGSVLKQKSFNSIFMMAESGARGSAAQIRQLAGMRGLMAKPDGSIIETPITANFREGLDVLQYFISTHGARKGLADTALKTANSGYLTRRLVDVAQDLVINGVDCGTTKGMLMAPIIEGGDVVETLSERVLGRVVIGDVITVDATEVIVPDGEMLDEHYVALLEKNSIDNVYVRSIITCENRHGVCAKCYGRDLGRGHLVNSGEAVGVIAAQSIGEPGTQLTMRTFHIGGAASRQVAISNVQVKSKGVIKLHNLKTVENRAGNLVAVSRSGEVGVMDEYGREKEKYKIPYGAELTCKDGSAVEAGDVVVSWDPHVHPVVTEVAGIVQLVDFEAGISVQELSDEITGVSSITVIDPKMRVSAGKDLRPLVKLFTPEGDEVNLPNTEMAAQYVLPAGSIVAVKDAGEIQVGDVLARIPQESSKTRDITGGLPRVADLFEARKTKDPAILAEATGAVSFGKETKGKQRIVITDSDGVQYETLVPKWRHITVFEGEFVDKGETIAEGELTPHDILRLRGITELTAYLVKEIQDVYRLQGVKINDKHIEAIIRQMLRKVEITASGDSNFTKGEQVERVVVREVNNKLEVEEKIPASFESVLLGITKASLATESFVSAASFQETTRVLTDAAVRGLKDQLYGLKENVIVGRLIPAGTGLAFHEERRKRQAHELDSVRVTEQGKSTEIIDAEAALKQALNAE; the protein is encoded by the coding sequence TTGAAAGATTTATTAAATTTCTTAAAACGCCAAAATCGTTCTGCTGATTTTGATGAGATTAGCATCGGATTGGCATCGCCAAACCAAATTAGGTCATGGTCATACGGTGAAGTTAAAAAGCCGGAAACAATAAACTACCGTACTTTTAAGCCTGAGCGTGATGGCCTTTTTTGTGCCAAGATTTTTGGCCCAGTAAGTGACTATGAATGTTTGTGTGGAAAGTACAAGCGTTTGAAGCATCGCGGTGTAATTTGTGAAAAATGTGGTGTTGAGGTTACTTTATCAAAAGTGCGTCGCGATCGTATGGGGCATATTGAGCTAGCAAGTCCGGTTGCGCATATTTGGTTTTTGAAGTCGCTACCTTCGCGTATTGCATTGTTATTGGATATGACTTTGCGTGAGATTGAGCGAGTCTTGTATTTTGAATCATTTGTAGTGCTTGAAGAAGGCATGACGCCCTTAGAAAGAAAAAAACTACTAACAGATGAAGAGTATTTAGATGCTTTTGAAGAGTATGGTGATGAATTTGTCGCCATGATGGGAGCTGAAGCCATTTTTGAGTTGCTAAAAACCATTGATATTCAAGGTGAGGTAACTCAGTTAAGAGAAGAGATTAATAGCACTAACTCTGAAACTAAAATTAAAAAGTTCTCTAAGCGCCTGAAGGTGTTGGAGTCATTGTTGGGCTCAAAAAATCGTCCGGAATGGATGGTAATGAATGTATTGCCTGTATTGCCGCCGGAATTAAGACCATTAGTGCCATTGGATGGTGGACGATTTGCTACTTCTGATTTAAATGATTTGTATCGTCGAGTCATTAACCGAAACAATCGTTTGCACCGATTATTGGATTTGAATGCACCTGATATCATTATTCGTAATGAAAAGAGGATGTTGCAGGAGTCCGTTGATGCGTTGCTTGATAACGGGCGTAGAGGTCGTGCCATTACAGGAACAAACCGGCGTCCTTTAAAATCTCTTGCTGATATGATTAAAGGAAAGCAAGGTAGATTTAGACAAAATTTATTAGGTAAGCGAGTCGATTACTCAGGTCGGTCGGTAATTGTGGTAGGGCCAACATTGAAATTGCATCAGTGTGGCCTGCCTAAGAAAATGGCGCTAGAATTATTTAAACCGTTTATTTTTAGTAAGTTGCAATTAAGAGGTTTGGCGACAACCATCAAGGCAGCTAAAAAGATGGTGGAAAATGAAGGTGCTGAAGTTTGGGATATACTTGAAGAGGTTATTCGCGAGCATCCCATTTTGCTTAATAGAGCACCAACATTGCATAGATTAGGGATTCAGGCGTTCGAGCCTACTTTAATTGAAGGCAAGGCAATTAATTTGCATCCATTGGTATGTAGTGCTTTTAATGCTGACTTTGATGGAGATCAAATGGCGGTGCATGTGCCTTTATCAATTGAGGCGCAGTTAGAAGCAAGAACATTGATGATGGCGACTAATAATATTTTGTCTCCTGCCAATGGTGAGCCGATTATTAACCCGTCGCAAGATGTTGTATTGGGTCTGTACTTCATTAGCAGAGAAAAGCTGAAAGCTAAAGGTGATGGAGCTGCATTCTATGGGGTTGAAGATGTGCAAAAGGCCTTGGATGCAAAGGCAGTCGAGCTACAATCAAAGGTACAAGTAAGAATAACTGAAAGGTTAAAAAATGAAGATGGTGAGATTGATGAGAAAACAACTCGTTATCAAACAACAGTAGGTCGAGTTTTAATCTGGGATGTTGTTCCTGAAGGCATGCCATTTGAAATAGTCAACTGTGACATGACCAAGAAAAATATCTCTCGCTTACTTAATTATAGTTACCGTTATTTAGGTAATAAGGATACAGTGGTGTTGGCTGACCAGATTATGTATCTTGGCTTTAAATATGCAACACGTTCAGGTATATCATTTGGTATAAATGATATGGAAATCCCTAGAGAGAAGCAGGATATTCTGGCGGAGGCTGAGCGTGAGGTTTTTGAGATTCAAGAGCAGTATGATTCGGGTTTAGTAACTGATGGTGAGCGATATAACAAAGTAGTAGATATTTGGTCGCATGCTAATGAGAAAGTGGCCAAAGTGATGATGGATGCGCTAGGGACAGATGAGGTTGTTGATGAAGACGGCAGCGTGCTAAAGCAAAAATCATTCAATTCAATTTTTATGATGGCTGAATCTGGAGCGCGGGGTTCTGCGGCACAAATTAGACAGTTAGCAGGTATGCGTGGTTTGATGGCAAAACCTGATGGTTCGATTATTGAAACACCTATTACTGCAAACTTCAGAGAAGGTTTGGATGTATTGCAGTACTTTATTTCAACGCATGGTGCACGTAAAGGTTTGGCTGATACGGCTCTGAAAACAGCTAACTCTGGATATTTGACGCGTCGTTTGGTTGATGTGGCTCAAGATCTTGTTATTAACGGTGTTGATTGTGGTACCACTAAAGGTATGTTGATGGCTCCCATTATTGAGGGGGGGGATGTGGTTGAGACCCTTTCTGAGCGAGTGCTGGGTCGAGTAGTTATTGGTGATGTAATAACTGTTGATGCTACTGAAGTTATTGTTCCTGATGGAGAGATGCTGGATGAGCATTATGTCGCTCTGCTAGAAAAAAATAGTATCGATAATGTATATGTGCGTTCTATTATTACCTGTGAAAACCGACATGGAGTATGTGCCAAGTGTTATGGTCGTGATTTAGGTCGTGGTCATTTGGTCAATAGTGGTGAGGCAGTTGGTGTAATCGCTGCACAATCAATTGGCGAGCCTGGAACGCAGCTAACAATGCGTACTTTTCATATTGGTGGGGCTGCATCGCGTCAAGTTGCAATCAGTAATGTGCAGGTAAAATCTAAAGGGGTTATTAAATTACATAACTTAAAAACTGTAGAAAATCGGGCTGGCAATTTAGTTGCTGTGTCTAGATCAGGTGAAGTGGGGGTAATGGATGAGTATGGTCGTGAAAAAGAAAAGTATAAGATACCCTATGGAGCAGAGTTAACCTGCAAAGATGGTAGTGCGGTCGAGGCGGGTGATGTTGTTGTTTCATGGGATCCGCATGTGCATCCCGTAGTGACTGAAGTTGCAGGTATTGTGCAATTGGTTGACTTTGAAGCTGGTATTTCGGTACAAGAGTTGTCTGACGAAATAACGGGGGTAAGTTCAATTACCGTTATCGATCCTAAGATGCGCGTAAGCGCAGGTAAAGATTTGCGCCCGTTAGTTAAATTGTTTACGCCTGAAGGGGATGAGGTAAATCTACCTAATACAGAAATGGCGGCGCAATATGTGTTGCCGGCAGGATCAATTGTTGCTGTGAAAGATGCGGGCGAAATTCAGGTTGGGGACGTATTGGCTAGAATTCCGCAAGAATCAAGTAAGACTCGTGATATTACAGGGGGGCTACCAAGGGTAGCTGACTTATTTGAAGCTAGAAAAACTAAGGATCCTGCGATTCTTGCAGAGGCAACGGGTGCGGTGTCTTTTGGTAAGGAAACAAAAGGTAAGCAACGTATTGTTATTACTGATTCTGATGGTGTGCAGTATGAGACATTGGTGCCAAAGTGGCGACATATTACTGTATTTGAAGGTGAATTTGTTGACAAGGGTGAGACGATTGCTGAAGGTGAGTTAACGCCACATGATATTTTAAGGTTGCGTGGTATCACAGAGTTAACGGCATACTTGGTCAAAGAGATTCAGGATGTTTATCGTTTGCAGGGTGTGAAGATCAATGATAAGCATATTGAGGCGATTATTCGTCAAATGTTGCGTAAAGTTGAAATTACAGCTTCGGGTGATAGTAATTTTACTAAAGGTGAACAAGTTGAGCGAGTTGTTGTTAGAGAGGTAAATAACAAACTTGAAGTGGAAGAAAAAATTCCAGCAAGCTTTGAATCAGTGCTTCTGGGTATTACTAAAGCATCTTTGGCGACAGAGTCATTTGTTTCTGCTGCGTCATTTCAAGAAACAACAAGAGTATTAACGGATGCGGCGGTGCGTGGATTGAAGGATCAATTATACGGACTAAAAGAAAATGTTATTGTTGGGCGTTTGATTCCTGCTGGAACTGGGCTGGCTTTTCATGAAGAGCGGCGCAAGCGTCAAGCACATGAATTGGATTCAGTAAGAGTAACTGAGCAAGGTAAATCCACAGAGATTATCGATGCAGAAGCGGCGCTTAAACAAGCATTGAATGCTGAATAA
- a CDS encoding small subunit ribosomal protein S12, translating to MATINQLVRKPRTRKVEKSNVPALEACPQRRGVCTRVYTTTPKKPNSALRKVARVRLTNGAEVSSYIGGEGHNLQEHSVVLIRGGRVKDLPGVRYHVVRGSLDTSGVDSRKCGRSKYGTKKPKK from the coding sequence ATGGCTACTATTAACCAGTTGGTTCGTAAGCCTCGCACAAGAAAAGTAGAAAAAAGTAATGTGCCTGCGCTTGAGGCTTGTCCTCAAAGACGTGGTGTATGTACGCGCGTATATACGACCACACCTAAAAAACCAAATTCAGCTTTACGTAAAGTAGCGCGGGTAAGATTAACTAACGGAGCGGAAGTTAGTAGTTATATCGGTGGTGAAGGGCATAATTTGCAAGAGCATTCCGTGGTATTGATTCGTGGCGGTAGGGTAAAGGATTTACCTGGTGTGCGTTACCATGTTGTACGTGGAAGTTTGGATACTTCTGGCGTAGATAGTCGTAAGTGTGGTCGTTCAAAATACGGCACAAAAAAACCTAAGAAGTAA